In Colletotrichum higginsianum IMI 349063 chromosome 1, whole genome shotgun sequence, the DNA window CGGAGCTTTCTGTGTATACAAACAAATGCCGCTTGGAGTAGCTGGCTGGTACATTGCATAGGGCGTTTGCTTTTGTGTTACATTATCAATAAGAGCAATCGTCGTTTCTATCCCTTCCAATGCTGTGAAACCACTAAGAAATGTTCCAGTCGAATGCCCATAGTATGCATTCTATCACTGTTAGTGCCACGAACTGCGTCGCCAGGGACGGGCTTTCTGCCGCACTTCGTCATTGCTTGCCCAGCTTCTGGCAGATAGCATTTCTCGTTAGCTCAACTGAGTCTATGTTCAATTCTGCTTCTTGTCCTCAGCCAACAGTTTGACTCCAAATGGAACGTGTATGCTTCTGGCGACGGTGCCTTCTTCTAACTGGCGAGCAAGTGAATGCTAACATCTTGGAAACCACAGGAACACTCTGAAGCGGCATGACTACTGTTCGGCTTATATCTGTCATAAAAGTTTCATTCAACAGGTTCTGTTTATGGTCCTATTTCAAACTCTCCGTTATCAACACAATGTCGTCAGGTCTATGGCTTTGAGTCCATGTTACATGAGCTGGGTGGCAGCCAACATAGCCgccaaggcgacgacgagcgtcGCGGGCTGGTTGAAGCCGGCACCGCTGGCTTCGGTGGTAGAAGTGGCCGACTGCAACGAATGTCAGTATCAACGAAGCCTTAGTGCCCCGTCACAGGTTTCTCACCTCTCCCGAGACAGTCGGGGTAGCTGTGGATGTCGAGTCGGCAGTCGGCTCTGCTGTAGGGGTTGCGCTCGCCGTCTCGTTGGAAGCAGCGACAGGTGTCGCGTCTAGGTTGCATTCCTCGGCAGCCTCAGTCACACTGGTGCCGTAGTGTTTCCAGATGTCGAACTCGAGAGCGCAGTCCAAGCATCCGTCGAAAAGCTGGACCCATGTCGAATTGTCGCAGTAGCCCTCCAAATCGGCACCGAGGATAGCATAGCCTGTTTAGAATCAGCAATTGAGTCCTTTCAGTCCCCTTGAGAGCTTGGCGTACATACCGCAATCCTCGTGACACTCAAACTTGGGGCCGGGAGTCTCCTGTCGGGCGTGAAGGGGGACGATGGGGAGCCACTCGATAGCagcggccgtcgaggccaacgTTACGGCGACGGTAGCGAACTTCATCTTGGTTGTTGTCGATTATGTTCGGCAAAGAAAATATTTCCGACGTTTTTCTGATGTTTGGCAACGTGAGAAAAAGAGGTACCGAGAAGACTAGAGTTGAGCAAGGGTAGAGCAGAGAGTCACTCTTATATACCACACGAGTGCGCAGGGCAGAAGTGGTTGCATACGCAAGCTCCTCTGGCGATTCTCCTACTGGACCGATGACTTACAGCCGATGGAGGTCTTGGCCAAGTGCCTTCATCCGATGGGCGAATCAAGGGATGGAGGACGAGAACGCCGAGTTGCCCAGGCTGTATCGGCGCAGGAGTGAGCGGGGAAGAAGGCCTTGGAGATTACAAACCAGGCAATGACTTGATGAGATTGACGGCAGCAATGGAGAAGCAGTCAGTCCGACCCTTGGCCCGTAGCTGTTTCTTGTTAACTTCCTTTGCATGGCTTGTTCATATACAATGAATACAACGCGCAATAACAAGCAAAGCCGGGTTTCTTAAACTGCCAAAGAGCCTTATTTACGCAAAGTCTCCAAAATCATGATCCGTGAAACCGAAGTGGAGGACAAGGATGCCATGCCTGTATTGATTGACAAGATCTGGGCGGTGGATGTGATTGGGCATTGGCATCTTATCAGATCATCTGATATCCGCCCGTAATCTCTCCTGGCTGAGTCTGGCGTCTTGGCTCGAATCCCTTCGCCTCAGGCTTCAAGGCTGATGTTCTTGTCTgtcccctcctctccggCTCGGCCGGGCGTCCGGGCCCGTCTCCGGCCAACGGACCACAACCGTCGAGCAGGACACCCGGCCAAGCGAAGCCGCGGCTATGGTTGCAGGAAAAGGGTTGGGCACGAACAGGCCCGTCCTCCAAGATGCCCTGAGTAGACCCTGGTCCAATAATCCATCCAACGGTGGGGTTGTTCCGCTCGCAGTCTTGCGGTGTGGTCTTGCTCCCCCTGTCCAAATCGCACCCAACCCCGTTGACGGCGACTCGGTCCAATCAGTTCCCCAACTCCAAGACCAGGGacgcatcgtcgacgacgagatccgGTTCGTCGTAAGATGCTTGCAGCGGATCCTCAACAAACAATCCATGATGCCCAGCTCCCAATCCGGTCTTCAGACGAACCGCGCGAAGCCTTTACCGCCAGAAACTCGCGACACCCAGCCCATAGATGCATGGCCAGCTCAGATACGCTAGCCCCATCTCGACCGGTCTTCAACGAAACAGACATGTGCGCCGATGATGTTTCCGCAGGGGGGAGGATCGTGAAGACAAAAAAAGGCAACGAAAAAACCGAGTGGCTGACCGAGCGACCACGAACGCCCGCCCACCGCTTCTTTCACGACCCCCCGGCTCGATCGATGTGCCCGCCGTTGGCCGGGTGCTCGACGACACCGTCTATTAAAGACGTGTTTGTGTCCGCAGACCGTTGGGAAACTTTCTTCCCTTGGAACCCATCCTCTTTCGAGGCACCCCTCGAtcaacaccccccccccatacCCAACCCAGCAACCATGGCCCAGGCCTCGCCTTCGTGGCAGAGGCTGATGGGGCTGCTGTCGGTGCTGCTGGCActgcttctcggcgtctcggccgggtcgcacggtgctgctgccgccggctgTCCCGCCGACATTGCGTCGGCCCCGGAGAGCACTTGGTCCGTCGACTTTGACAACAGGACCAACGTCGCTGAGAGTAAgttggccttcttcgtcaGCTTCTCAAGTCTTTCTATTCTGACGTCTCTGGCAGCTCAATCAGAGAGCTCGTACGTTGTGAACCTGAAGGACGAGGTCACGAAGCTTGAGGCGACCAGCTTGCACGGCATGGGTATGTCACCACTGCCCGCTTTCATCATACCAAAGACCCTGAGACTGACACATTACCTACACAGGCGCCCGATCCGGCTTCGAGGCATTCGCCGTCGAGATCCCGGCCTCGTGCCACACTCCAAGCATGAAGAGCTCGCTCATCGAGCTGCCCATCAGCTTCGCCAGTCTGCACATGCACCTGCAGAACATCCGGACCAAATAGCCTCGATGGCGGTTTGTTGAACTTCCCAAACCGCCGGCACGAGACATCAGAAATCCGTGTTGGATCGACCCCAGAAACGATCTCCGACACAACCCTCAAAAAAAGCCCTTACGTCGGGGTGTGCTTGAGTGTATCACATACTACACGCCGAGCAAGTCCCGAGCCCGGCTGCCCAAAGACATGGAGCGGCCTTTTACTTTAAACGAACGAAAGAAACGACAAGAATCTCACGAAATgaaacgaaacgaaacgaaCAAAAACAATGGAAAACCCGAAACGATACCACGGAAAATATCCCCTCGGCCACACATGCCTGGTCGAGAAGTACGATGAACGACTCTTTCTTTACGTCGCAGATACCAAaccttctccctcctcagTGAGGCTTCAGCCATTTGGCTCTTTGAATAAATCTCATTTGTCTTATACCAAGACTTTTTGCCATGATCTCGCTGTGTCTCTGCCGCTCGTCCAACACCCATTGAAGTGCCTGTCGACATGTTCTCCTCATTCCCAAAGGGCATCGCGTCATTGACTTTCAGAATCTCAACGTCGGCCCTTTTCTTTTGAGCAACCGTGACCTCGGCTTGGCCCAGAATCCAATTATGACAAAGACAATCTATTTCCATGTTCCCAATCCACGTTTCGGTGTTTCCATGCTTCATATCTCGGGTTGGTTCGAGGCATTGGCCGGGGTCGGTGCCTCGGCAGTGCCATGTTGCTTGATTGTGATCTTGATACATCGCTGGGTGAAAACGAGAAGTGGTCAGCCATGTTTCGAAGGCCTGGAACAGCAAAGGGGTAACGCAAAGCGAAATCCTCAGTGCGAAGAGCTTGTCGACTTACCAGAACGCGTCCGCCACCGATATCGTCTAGGATTTGATTCGACTATGATCACCTCAACCCTGCCCACAAGTTCGCTTCTTGACTCTCTGGCCCTGTCATTCTCCATCTACTTGGCGATTGTTTGGGAATGGGTCACTCTTTGCAGGCCGAAATGAGTCGGCTATGTAGGGAGGGAGTTGATGGTTGCGCTGCCGCCAACTCCCTCCCCCGTTCCCTCACAACAACAACTGCAATGAGGTATGAACCTCGGCGGGACGTACATAACAGGACCCTTTTGGACATCTCAAGCAGAGAATGTCCTAAGGGCCTGACAATGCACGCAGCTGCAATGAGGTATGAACCTCGGAAGGACAAACAAAACAGGTCCCTTTTGGACATCTCAAGCAGAGAATGTCCTAAAGGACCCGAGATATCGCTGGACTCTCCGTAGTTGAAGCCGGGAGTTTGACGGATTTGTTGGCATATTCGAGCCCAACGGGAGCCAGcccgagtcggccaacaacCAGAGGAGCTTCTAGTTGCAAAGGCCATGTCCAACACTGCAGCAGAGTTGACGTACAACATGGGGGTCTCCCACTCCCCAAAGGCCATCGAAATGGACCTACTATCGTAAACTTGTCAGCAAGGAAGCCTagtcctcggcgagggcaaAGACTTACTTTCACTCATCAAGTCGTGCTTCATTCAACACTCAAGACCGTTCGCCGCTGTCTGAGCCCATGCTCACAGCCAATTGACTAGCTTGAGTGATATCTTGTCGGACACGCCAATCCAAAGGGTTCAGGATTCAATGTTCAAGCCCATGTAGGCGCCGGCCACAAGAACAAAGACAACACCACACACTCCATGGGGTATATTCCAACGTTGAAAGTGGCCATAGACTTCATGGAAGTGCTTGGAGGGCATTGATCTGGGATCGGCGTCAAGCTCCAACTTCCAAGGTCCTTGGCGTATATTGGCGGAAAACCCCAGCCGTAACAGGTCCGGCTCAGTGCCTTGAGGCTGCCGCATGGTTCCAGTCTCATTAGACAGCTCCATAGTGAGTAGAAGGCCTGGAAGTGGAATTGTCAGTTTCAAAGTGTGGTAAGGTTGACAGGAGCTGCTCACTCTTCCAAACCCCTGATTTGGAGCTTTACTCTGTGCTGAGGGACTAGAGTTCTCCAGCTGATCGAATCGTTCTGTCCATTCTCAGAATCCAACATGACAGATGGCTTGCAGCATGCAAGGGCCAGGGGCAGCATGATTTTGTCAAAACACTGTAAGATAGGTCAGCTTTGCTTTGTGTATTGTCACCTTGACACTGACATGGTTGCACAGCAAAAGAGCCAAAGCAAAGAATCCGAAATGCTTTTCGGCAGTGACCTGAGGGTTTGAGTGTCGAAGCATGAAACAAGAAGCAACCTGGAAAGTCCGAGTTCTTAGTGAGGGTATCATCTGACAGCCAAAGGCGGTCTTCATACCTATTTGGGTCCAAATCCACACATCCTGAGTCATCTGGCTCTGACAATGTCCAAAGAGCAAAGGAACTACAAGTTCCTGTGGTACAAAGACACTTGAGGGACAGGCGCTTGTTGCAGCTAGTTAACTATTTTTGTTTTGTGCCAGTTAGCAGGAGACAAAGGTGTGCAGAAAGTGGCTGTAAACAGGTGAAAAGTTTGACGCGTCACTCGCCTTGGAAAGAGGGACGTACCTAATTGCAAAAGAATGATAAGAAGCAGCATCCAACGCAGAAAGATTTTCTTTGTGATCAAGCTTTTTGACCCTTCTCTACTCTTATCCTTCTTCACTGTGTCTGTTTCTGGTTTCGTCCGGAGGGTGGCAATGGAAGGGGGTTCTTTTTGAGTGAAAAGAGAAATTAGACGCAGGAATGGTCCTCAAGAAGAGctggaagagagaaaaagaggccACAGTAatgagagagaagagaacTCTGAGAAGCCAAGGAGGCCTGCAATCCATGTAGGAGAGGACGAGGTTGTGGGTTGAAGGTTGAAGTTTGCAGGTTGGGGAGGAAGGAtaggggagagagagaataaATTGTTCACATCAGAAAAATTACAGTGAACCTCAGGACGGAGAGTTCGCTAAAAAGATCTTTCAAATCACGTGTGAAAAAGTAAGGAGACCATCCAGGAGAAGGAAGGCACGTCTTGTGTGGAGGGAACAGCTCCTGGTGAATACTCAATACCTACAAAGCCTGAAAATGAACAAAGGTATAAGCATCTTACCATAGTGACCATCTGCCAGGGTCTGCTTTGTTACTTGAAGCAGGAGGATTCAGGACAGAACAGCTCTTTCTGTTCTGTATTTACAGTAAACCCTCCCAAATAATTTCATTATGCAGACTAAGGGACTTGTCACATCATCCAAGTCGTTTACTATACCATGTAATAGTGCCTATAATAAGTGTTTTTGACTACCTTATGAGAAGGCTGGAGCTATTTCTATAATTAGGACCTATTTCTAAGCCCAAACTCCTAAGTATATCCTTGAACGGTGGTTAATGTATGCTAACTGTGAACCCCTAATGATAATTGCGTTCTATCCCCTGATGTGTGAACTAAACCTTTACCAGAAAAGAAACTGCTGAGAGGCAGAAGAAAGTGGCGTCTACCAGGCAGTGCCAATCTCATCACCACACCAGGTGTGACCGCCCTCATTGCGGATGCCGTCATCTTTGAAAAGTCAGGTCAGATTACAGACGGATATACAAAAAGGGAGAAGCAGCGTACTAAGGTTGATTTCAGTGTAGCGGAATGTCTTACGGACAACAGGATCGCACCAGCAGCCCATCTTGACCTCTTTCTTGCTGACATGTTTGATGGTGCAACCATTGCAGGACTTGTCGAACTTGCCACTAGGAAGAAGGTAAGTGTTAGCATATGAGGGATCACGAAATTTGAAAAAAAGCAATGTCTATTTTCTCACCGTTTGGACCACTTCATGACGCCAGCATCGTTAGCCAGGCAGAGACTGAGCTGGAGGCGAGTGTTGAGCTCGCGGTCGTTGGTGGCGGCGCACTTGGCATCAATGTCAACGTAGGTGCCGTGGGAGATTTCGCGCGTGTGGATGGCGAAGTCCTTGCAACTCCCAGCGAAGCCACCCTGATCGGCCATAGCCTGGGcttggttgttgatggcagCCGCATTGGCGACGGAGCCGGTCGCGAAGtaggcgacgatggcggtgAGAGAAGCAGCAGTGAACCtcatgatggcgatgagTGAGCTGTAAAGGCTTGTTGTTGAAGAAAATGGAATTAAAGAGTGGAAATGGGAAGTCTGCTTGAGGAGCGGAATTGGTTGGTGCGGTAAAATCGGGAGGATTGCGGAGAAGAGAATGAGAAAGGTATTTTGAAGTAACCGAAGACCAGGTTGCAGTCATTCAGAGAGGGAAGGACCTTCAAGAGGCTCGTCTGATAAACTCCTTCTCTTTTAGTAATTGCTGGGCGGTGAGGCTGGTTTGCATGCTGAGGGTGAAGGCATACTTACAACCTTGAGAAGAAACAGGTGAGGTTGGCTGTGATTCATCTAACCAACAACCATCTAGTAACATATTGGTCAACAACATATAAAAGAAGGTACAGAACCTTATGAGATATGGTAGAATCACCTCCAGTTTCCTTCTAGCTCAAAGTAGAAAGCCTAAGGCTCTATCTGGCTGTTTGATATATCCATGTGATGGTAAGTGCAGGGGCCTAGCCAGATGCCTCAACAGGGCTGCGTGTTGCTGTGGCTGCCTTTCTGTTCCATGTCAAGTTTGATAACTTGCCGTCTCTGACTTTGTATTCGAGAACGAAACCATCTCTTAAGATGTGTCCGAGTCTTAAGAGGTACTTGGCAGATATACTGATGCAATGGTATGTCCTTAGTCCAGGTCTGATGGTTGACCAAAAAGCAGGCTTCAGGCAAAACCCCTGAGAAGAGCTCCTTCCCAACCTGAAGTTTCGTAAAACTTGTCTTGTATTCACTGTTTCTGTCTCTGTCACTTGGATGATTCAGGAGTTCGGTTTCCAAGCATAGACTTTGGCTAGCCATAGCAagatcctcctcctcttccttgcTACTTGATGTGTCAACCTACCTGCATCAGTTCTGTGAGCATCAAATTGGCCTTGAAACCTGAAGAGGCATTACTGGTGCTGAGAATGACCTGATGACCAGTCTCAGAACCCCGACCCAGGTCAGCTAGACGGCATTTGACGTAGAACAACAGTCGGTGCCTCCTGTTCCCTTCCCTTTCAACTCCATTTCAAGCACAGTTCTGACCCCAGGTTTCCTTTGAAGATTTTTTCTCGCAAAGAAAAAACCACAAAACAATCACAGGAACTCTGCCTTATTGCCACCCTGTTGTTCGAATTTGTTTTCAGTTACAGCAGTTGCTCCGACCGCATCTCAAGCCATCGTTTCAAGTACCACCGCGCGGACAATCACCCAATATCTTCAGGCCCGGTTCAACAACTTCTCCATTCCACAAACCGGCGTCAACACCCTTTCCTCACTCACTGGAAAGCTCCAGCACCTGTTCAAGGAACGCCCCCAAGGAGCTACATAGTCTCTGATTCAGTTTTTGCCTCGGCACCAGAGCTTTCAAGTCCTTAGTTACGCAGGAGCTCAAGGTTGAAAACCTTGAACCCAAAGGAGGATTCGCCGGTAGATACTGCCATACTTAAACAGCCAGATATCAAGGTCTTTGATCCTAGTTGACGAGT includes these proteins:
- a CDS encoding Cvnh domain-containing protein, with translation MRFTAASLTAIVAYFATGSVANAAAINNQAQAMADQGGFAGSCKDFAIHTREISHGTYVDIDAKCAATNDRELNTRLQLSLCLANDAGVMKWSKRGKFDKSCNGCTIKHVSKKEVKMGCWCDPVVRKTFRYTEINLNDGIRNEGGHTWCGDEIGTAW